In one window of Skermanella rosea DNA:
- a CDS encoding endonuclease/exonuclease/phosphatase family protein: MTDLLENTDTDIESVDERDERPGAAPPGLRSFRVATYNVHSCVGVDAKFAPDRIAGVVKGLEADVVGLQEVGWHHRGEIGLDQFEFLGRETGLKAYSGPTKHNERAHYGNALLSRLPVLEIRPMDLSLPHREPRGAIDADIQVGDKVVRVIVAHLGLDPWERNAQITRVLNTVERGADRPTVFMGDLNEWRPRSPRIKRLMHCFADCAAPRSFHVRMPTLRLDRIFVSDGLVLSNYDVVRTPVTRRASDHLPVRATVALKN, translated from the coding sequence GTGACTGATCTGCTCGAAAACACCGACACCGACATCGAGAGCGTCGACGAACGCGACGAGAGGCCGGGTGCTGCACCGCCAGGCCTGCGCTCGTTCCGAGTCGCGACCTACAACGTGCACAGCTGCGTCGGTGTGGATGCCAAGTTCGCGCCCGACCGGATCGCCGGGGTGGTCAAGGGGCTGGAGGCCGACGTGGTCGGGCTCCAGGAGGTCGGCTGGCACCATCGGGGCGAGATCGGGCTGGACCAGTTCGAGTTCCTGGGACGGGAGACCGGGCTGAAGGCCTATTCCGGCCCGACCAAGCACAACGAGCGCGCCCATTACGGCAACGCCCTGCTGAGCCGGCTTCCCGTCCTGGAGATCCGGCCGATGGACCTGTCCCTGCCCCACCGGGAGCCGCGGGGCGCCATCGACGCCGACATCCAGGTCGGCGACAAGGTGGTCCGGGTGATCGTCGCCCATCTCGGCCTGGACCCTTGGGAGCGCAACGCCCAGATCACCCGCGTGCTGAACACGGTGGAACGCGGAGCGGACCGGCCGACCGTGTTCATGGGCGACCTGAACGAGTGGCGGCCCCGATCGCCCCGGATCAAGCGGCTGATGCACTGCTTCGCCGATTGCGCCGCGCCGCGCAGCTTCCATGTCAGGATGCCGACGCTCCGGCTCGACCGGATCTTCGTGTCGGACGGGCTGGTGCTGTCCAATTACGACGTGGTCCGAACGCCGGTGACCCGGCGGGCGTCGGACCACCTGCCGGTGCGCGCCACCGTGGCCCTGAAGAACTGA
- a CDS encoding TolC family protein, with amino-acid sequence MRRRLRGGRHFQLAALGLALLSASGCAITPEPVTPEERSALIAADRQALFRNQEPVTGPISLEEAMARAIKYNLDYRLTAMDQALQNRQLDLSRYDMLPRLVAAAGGTARSNENLSVTENTRTGVKSTDPSISQDQERFTTDLTLSWNVLDFGVSYYQARQQADRALIADERRRRVVHSVIQQVRAAYWQAVSAERIEAAIIPILAETRQALSDARTVEEQRLRPPVEVLRYQKALIEVMRQLETVEQDLAIAKAQLRALMNLPPGQPFTLALPAGFRRDVPQVRLAVEEMEALALNRRPELREEHYQRRISAAEVRKSILRLLPGLTFTGSANFDSNSYLVNNSWAEAGLRVSFNLLNLLTAPASIGVAEAQQELAETRRLALSMAALTQVHVGYQQYQRARQNFEQAELLDSIEQRLYENIRQAQASQAQNVLERVRAAASAILSELARDRAYADLQAAASNVIVSLGLDPLPATVPSHDIKALTEALAAINADWQAGRFVPPVAEPAPAAAPVPAPAPVALAEPPRPAVPTAPAVPAVQPVEAVPLAAPAAPEPAADPVREAVAAEPASPEPAAPEPAAAVQASAPPVELAPRPVRAAGPSRKPLIADPI; translated from the coding sequence GTGCGGCGTCGACTGCGGGGCGGGCGGCACTTCCAGCTTGCGGCGCTTGGCCTGGCACTGCTGTCGGCATCGGGATGCGCGATTACGCCCGAGCCCGTCACGCCGGAGGAGCGCTCGGCCCTGATCGCGGCGGACCGGCAGGCCCTGTTCCGGAACCAGGAGCCGGTGACCGGCCCGATCTCGCTGGAAGAGGCGATGGCCCGGGCTATCAAGTACAACCTGGACTATCGGTTGACAGCGATGGACCAGGCGCTCCAGAACCGGCAGCTCGACCTGTCCCGCTACGACATGCTGCCCAGGCTGGTGGCCGCCGCCGGGGGCACGGCCCGGTCGAACGAGAACCTGTCGGTCACGGAAAACACCCGGACCGGCGTCAAATCGACCGATCCGTCCATCAGCCAGGACCAGGAGCGCTTCACCACCGACCTGACACTGTCCTGGAACGTGCTGGATTTCGGCGTCAGCTATTACCAGGCGCGCCAGCAGGCGGACCGCGCGCTGATCGCCGACGAGCGGCGCCGGCGGGTCGTCCATTCCGTGATCCAGCAGGTTCGCGCCGCCTATTGGCAGGCGGTGTCGGCCGAGCGGATCGAGGCCGCGATCATCCCGATCCTGGCGGAGACCCGGCAGGCGCTGAGCGACGCCCGGACGGTCGAGGAACAGCGGCTGCGCCCGCCGGTCGAGGTGCTTCGTTACCAGAAGGCGCTGATCGAGGTCATGCGCCAGCTGGAGACGGTCGAGCAGGATCTCGCCATCGCCAAGGCCCAGCTCCGCGCGTTGATGAACCTGCCGCCGGGCCAGCCCTTCACGCTGGCGCTGCCGGCCGGCTTCCGCCGCGACGTTCCCCAGGTCCGCCTTGCGGTCGAGGAGATGGAGGCTCTGGCGCTGAACCGCCGGCCGGAACTGCGGGAAGAGCATTACCAGCGCCGGATCAGCGCCGCCGAGGTGCGCAAGTCGATCCTGCGCCTGCTGCCCGGGCTGACCTTCACCGGCTCCGCCAATTTCGACTCCAACTCCTATCTGGTGAACAACAGCTGGGCCGAAGCGGGGCTGCGGGTCAGCTTCAACCTGTTGAACCTGCTGACCGCGCCGGCATCGATCGGCGTCGCCGAGGCCCAGCAGGAATTGGCCGAGACGCGGCGCCTGGCGCTGAGCATGGCGGCGCTGACGCAGGTCCATGTCGGCTACCAGCAGTACCAGCGGGCGCGGCAGAACTTCGAGCAGGCCGAACTGCTCGATTCGATCGAGCAGCGCCTGTACGAGAACATCCGGCAGGCCCAGGCGAGCCAAGCCCAGAACGTGCTGGAGCGGGTGCGGGCGGCGGCGTCGGCCATCCTGTCCGAACTGGCGCGTGACCGGGCCTATGCGGACCTGCAGGCGGCGGCGTCCAACGTGATCGTCTCGCTCGGCCTCGACCCGCTGCCCGCCACCGTGCCCAGCCACGACATCAAGGCCCTGACCGAGGCGCTGGCCGCGATCAACGCCGACTGGCAGGCCGGCCGGTTCGTGCCGCCGGTGGCGGAACCGGCCCCGGCGGCTGCGCCCGTGCCAGCGCCCGCGCCGGTAGCCCTCGCCGAGCCGCCCCGGCCGGCCGTGCCGACGGCTCCGGCGGTCCCGGCGGTGCAGCCCGTCGAGGCCGTGCCGCTCGCCGCACCGGCCGCCCCGGAGCCGGCCGCCGATCCGGTCAGGGAAGCCGTCGCCGCGGAGCCTGCCTCCCCGGAGCCTGCCGCCCCGGAGCCTGCCGCAGCCGTGCAGGCGTCGGCCCCGCCGGTCGAACTGGCGCCGCGCCCCGTCCGCGCGGCCGGGCCGAGCCGGAAGCCGCTCATCGCCGACCCGATCTAG
- a CDS encoding efflux RND transporter periplasmic adaptor subunit, translating to MIRWFSSLLAAALLIVSAPAAGQPADVGNGLGGVPEIRAQISPRRSTMLSSELAAKIDDLGLREGERFKEGQKLVGFDCAVHRARLNKAIAQQQAARKLYEVNSRLDKLGSVSTLELEAAAAQFSAAEAETAMMRTMVERCVVLAPFPGRIAELKVRRYEFVTEGKELMEILDDRELEVEMIVPSRWLSWLVPGTGFKVLIEETGHAYAAEVTRLSARIDPVSQSIKVFGKVIGKVAEKGGGRQQDLLAGMSGRAVFAVPN from the coding sequence ATGATCCGGTGGTTCTCCAGCCTGCTTGCCGCCGCTCTCCTGATCGTCTCCGCTCCGGCCGCGGGCCAGCCAGCCGACGTGGGCAACGGCCTGGGCGGCGTGCCGGAAATCCGGGCGCAGATCTCGCCGCGGCGGAGCACCATGCTTTCGTCCGAACTGGCGGCCAAGATCGACGATCTGGGCCTGCGCGAGGGCGAGCGGTTCAAGGAAGGGCAGAAGCTGGTCGGGTTCGACTGCGCGGTCCACCGCGCCCGGCTCAACAAGGCGATCGCCCAGCAGCAGGCCGCCCGCAAGCTGTACGAGGTCAATTCCCGGCTCGACAAGCTGGGATCGGTCAGCACGCTGGAGCTGGAGGCGGCCGCGGCCCAGTTCAGCGCGGCCGAGGCGGAGACCGCCATGATGCGGACCATGGTCGAGCGGTGCGTCGTCCTCGCCCCGTTCCCCGGGCGGATCGCCGAGCTGAAGGTGCGGCGATACGAGTTCGTCACGGAGGGGAAGGAACTGATGGAGATCCTCGACGACCGGGAGCTGGAGGTCGAGATGATCGTTCCGTCGCGCTGGCTCTCCTGGCTGGTGCCGGGGACCGGGTTCAAGGTCCTGATCGAGGAGACCGGCCACGCCTACGCGGCGGAGGTGACCCGGCTGTCCGCCCGGATCGATCCGGTCAGCCAGTCCATCAAGGTGTTCGGCAAGGTGATCGGCAAGGTCGCGGAGAAGGGTGGCGGCCGGCAGCAGGACCTGCTGGCGGGCATGAGCGGCCGGGCCGTGTTCGCCGTGCCCAATTGA
- a CDS encoding lysylphosphatidylglycerol synthase transmembrane domain-containing protein — MNDRLRRIGLAALRFALSGLLLWLLLRQADLTALAGRLAGVDPVWLAAAFALTAVQVVLISWRWAFIMAGLDAAIGTARALRINLAAFFLGQALPTSIAGDVWRVWRLHALGHGVGTAVRGVLVDRTTALLGLVAVVLATGPALLARMPDPAMRWGLLAGLGTGMALLALALAADRLPGRWLSGRLHGVAEFGRTVRGLLARPLTAVPIVGVSALVHLLAGATMWLIARGLDVPVGLVDCLVLMPPIVLVAGMPLSIAGWGLREGAVVAVFGLAGVPVEGALLMSILFGAMLLLVSLPGGLFLALGETPAAGAALSPRRAGSDR, encoded by the coding sequence TTGAACGACCGCCTCCGCCGGATCGGGCTGGCCGCCCTGCGCTTCGCCCTGTCGGGCCTGCTGCTCTGGCTGCTGCTGCGGCAGGCCGACCTGACGGCGCTCGCCGGGCGCCTGGCCGGCGTCGATCCTGTCTGGCTGGCGGCGGCCTTCGCCCTGACGGCGGTCCAGGTCGTCCTGATCTCCTGGCGCTGGGCCTTCATCATGGCCGGGCTGGATGCCGCCATCGGCACCGCGCGGGCGCTGCGGATCAACCTGGCCGCCTTCTTCCTGGGCCAGGCGCTGCCGACCTCGATCGCCGGGGATGTCTGGCGGGTCTGGCGGCTCCACGCGCTGGGGCACGGAGTCGGAACCGCCGTGCGCGGAGTCCTGGTCGACCGGACGACGGCGCTGCTCGGGCTGGTCGCGGTGGTCCTGGCCACCGGGCCGGCGCTGCTGGCCCGCATGCCCGACCCGGCGATGCGCTGGGGCCTGCTGGCCGGCCTCGGCACCGGAATGGCCCTGCTGGCCCTGGCGCTGGCGGCCGACCGGCTGCCGGGCCGCTGGCTGTCGGGAAGGCTGCACGGCGTCGCGGAGTTCGGCCGGACGGTCCGCGGGCTGCTCGCCCGCCCCCTGACCGCCGTGCCGATCGTCGGCGTCTCGGCGCTGGTCCATCTGCTGGCCGGGGCGACCATGTGGCTGATCGCCCGGGGTTTGGACGTGCCGGTGGGTCTGGTCGATTGCCTGGTGCTGATGCCGCCGATCGTCCTGGTGGCGGGCATGCCGCTGTCGATCGCGGGATGGGGCCTGCGCGAAGGCGCCGTCGTCGCCGTGTTCGGGCTGGCCGGCGTCCCGGTGGAGGGCGCCCTGCTGATGTCGATCCTGTTCGGAGCGATGCTGCTGCTGGTCAGCCTGCCCGGCGGCCTGTTCCTGGCGCTGGGCGAAACCCCGGCGGCCGGGGCGGCGCTCAGCCCTCGCCGCGCCGGATCCGATAGGTGA
- a CDS encoding sulfurtransferase TusA family protein produces MARELDVRGLHCPLPILRTRRQLDHMAAGEELIVLVTDPASVIDFRHFCNTTAHELVEHSAQGGVFTYRIRRGEG; encoded by the coding sequence ATGGCACGGGAACTGGACGTCCGGGGGCTCCATTGCCCGCTCCCGATCCTGCGCACCCGCCGTCAGCTCGACCACATGGCGGCGGGGGAGGAGCTGATCGTGCTGGTCACCGACCCGGCGTCGGTCATCGATTTCCGCCACTTCTGCAATACGACGGCGCACGAGCTGGTCGAGCATTCCGCGCAAGGCGGCGTCTTCACCTATCGGATCCGGCGCGGCGAGGGCTGA
- a CDS encoding VTT domain-containing protein, producing the protein MPQPEPRRNCPVPDPLDTSPPVLRPGATCWRLEHADRVAFIIDAADYYSAVKAAMLKAKQSIILLGWDFDTRVGLESDPPDHKVPNRFGEFLERLVETRPKLRIHVLKWDFSMIFALEREIFPTALLDLMTHTRVSFRLDGEHPAGACHHQKLVVIDDAVAFCGGIDITANRWDTSEHLDHDIRRRRPNGELYDPFHDMMMAVDGKAAAALGELARYRWHRGTGEPPMPPATVPSDPWPDRLRADLRDVEVGIARTLPRHGDQAEAREVEALYVASIAAARRLIYIESQYFTAECVGQALLSRLGDPDGPEIVVVTPLNCPGWLEEELMGRARRHLVNRLRKADTYGKFAIFGAVTPAGVPVTIHSKTMVVDDTLMRIGSSNLNNRSMGFDTECDLAIEAVPGKAGCEARRKAIRRYRDRLLAEHLGAPRDAVAAKVAETGSLLETIRHFHDPKGHRLEPVRVDDVAGVDSFIAEIHLFDPEKPVTAEELTRQIMPDLEKPTPRLKFGLAVATLALLLAGLAALWRFTGLSELATVDGVLDWAQGVADMPFGPLIGVAAYVVGGFVMFPVMVLIAATAIVLGPVWGFATAISGCLASAAVLFWVGRLGGRRWVRRFGGRFVNKISRRLADQGILAVAVIRVIPVAPFSVVNVVAGASHLRFTDYVIGTALGMAPGVLAFSLLGSQLERTLREPTPASIGIAAGIALVAASLGWIANKLLGGRMKPGPARKGETATTATTGASEA; encoded by the coding sequence ATGCCGCAGCCCGAGCCCCGCCGAAACTGTCCTGTTCCAGACCCGCTCGACACGTCGCCGCCGGTGCTTCGGCCGGGCGCCACCTGCTGGCGCCTGGAGCATGCCGACCGGGTCGCCTTCATCATCGACGCCGCCGACTATTACAGCGCGGTCAAGGCGGCGATGCTGAAGGCGAAGCAGTCGATCATCCTGCTCGGCTGGGACTTCGACACGCGTGTCGGGCTGGAAAGCGACCCGCCCGACCACAAGGTGCCCAACCGGTTCGGCGAATTCCTGGAACGGCTGGTGGAGACCCGGCCCAAGCTCCGGATCCATGTGCTGAAATGGGACTTCTCGATGATCTTCGCGCTCGAGCGCGAGATCTTCCCGACCGCCCTGCTGGACCTGATGACCCATACGCGGGTCTCGTTCCGGCTGGACGGCGAGCATCCCGCGGGCGCCTGTCACCACCAGAAGCTGGTGGTGATCGACGACGCGGTGGCCTTCTGCGGCGGCATCGACATCACGGCCAACCGCTGGGATACCAGCGAGCACCTGGACCACGACATCAGGCGCCGGCGGCCCAACGGCGAGCTGTACGACCCTTTCCACGACATGATGATGGCGGTGGACGGCAAAGCCGCGGCGGCGCTGGGCGAACTGGCCCGTTACCGCTGGCACCGCGGCACCGGCGAGCCGCCCATGCCGCCGGCCACCGTCCCGTCGGACCCCTGGCCGGACCGGCTCCGCGCCGACCTGCGCGACGTCGAGGTCGGCATCGCCCGCACCCTGCCCCGCCACGGCGACCAAGCCGAGGCGCGCGAGGTCGAGGCGCTCTACGTCGCCTCCATCGCGGCCGCCAGGCGGCTGATCTACATCGAGAGCCAGTATTTCACCGCGGAATGCGTCGGGCAGGCGCTGCTGTCCCGGCTGGGCGATCCCGACGGGCCGGAGATCGTCGTGGTCACGCCGCTGAACTGCCCCGGCTGGCTGGAGGAGGAACTGATGGGCCGGGCGCGGCGCCATCTGGTCAACCGGCTGCGCAAGGCCGACACCTACGGCAAGTTCGCCATCTTCGGCGCGGTCACCCCGGCCGGGGTGCCGGTCACGATCCATTCCAAGACCATGGTGGTGGACGACACGCTGATGCGGATCGGCTCGTCCAACCTGAACAACCGGTCCATGGGTTTCGATACCGAATGCGACCTGGCGATCGAGGCGGTTCCCGGCAAGGCGGGCTGCGAGGCCCGGCGCAAGGCGATCCGGCGCTACCGCGACCGGCTGCTGGCCGAGCACCTGGGAGCGCCCCGCGACGCCGTCGCGGCGAAGGTCGCCGAGACCGGCTCCCTGCTGGAGACGATCCGGCATTTCCACGACCCGAAGGGCCACCGGCTGGAACCCGTCAGGGTTGACGATGTTGCCGGTGTCGACAGCTTCATCGCCGAGATCCACCTGTTCGACCCGGAGAAGCCGGTAACCGCAGAGGAACTGACCCGCCAGATCATGCCCGACCTTGAAAAGCCGACACCGCGCCTGAAGTTCGGACTGGCCGTCGCGACGCTGGCCCTGCTGCTGGCGGGGCTCGCCGCCCTGTGGCGCTTCACCGGCCTGAGCGAGCTGGCGACCGTGGACGGCGTGCTGGACTGGGCCCAGGGCGTGGCCGACATGCCGTTCGGGCCGCTGATCGGAGTCGCCGCCTATGTGGTCGGCGGTTTCGTGATGTTCCCGGTCATGGTGCTGATCGCCGCGACGGCCATCGTGCTGGGGCCGGTCTGGGGGTTCGCCACCGCGATCTCCGGTTGCCTCGCCAGCGCCGCCGTCCTGTTCTGGGTCGGCCGTCTCGGCGGCCGGCGCTGGGTGCGGCGTTTCGGCGGCCGGTTCGTCAACAAGATCAGCCGCAGGCTGGCGGACCAGGGTATCCTGGCGGTCGCCGTGATCCGTGTCATACCGGTCGCTCCCTTCAGCGTGGTCAATGTGGTGGCGGGAGCGTCCCATCTGCGGTTCACTGACTATGTCATCGGGACGGCGCTGGGCATGGCGCCGGGAGTGCTGGCGTTCAGCCTGCTCGGCAGCCAGCTCGAACGGACCCTGCGGGAACCCACGCCGGCCAGCATCGGGATCGCCGCCGGCATCGCGCTGGTGGCGGCCAGCCTGGGGTGGATCGCCAACAAGCTGCTGGGCGGGCGGATGAAGCCGGGCCCGGCGCGCAAGGGCGAAACGGCAACGACAGCAACGACGGGGGCAAGCGAAGCGTGA